AGCGCAGCATTGATGCTCGCGATTACAACCCCTCTGTGAACACCTCGCATCACTCTACCCTTGATGTGACCTCTCAGACCACCGAGGAAGAGCTGTTCGCCAAGAACCCCGTGTGTATTCTTTCCCCGGAAGGAGAAATCGGACCTTTCTGGGTGAAGGGTGAACTGGTCCGGTCTGACGTCCGCGACGGCGAAGCCGGTATCCCGATCATCATGGACGGCCAGTTCATTGACATCGAGACCTGTGAGCCTATCAAGGATCTCTACTGGGACGTGTGGAACTGCAACTCCACCGGTGTTTACTCCGGTGTCCAGGACTCTAGCAATGGTAACGGCGATGACGACTCCAACCTCGACAAGACCTTCCTCCGTGGTATCCAGAAGACCGATGCCGAGGGTGTCGCTCAATTCAAGTCCATGTTCCCCGGTCACTACGGCGGCAGAACCACCCACGTCCACGTCGTTGCCCACGTCGGTGCTACCCAGCTGCAGAACAACACCATCACCGGCGGTCACGTCGCTCACATCGGTCAgctcttcttcgaccagGATCTTATTTACAAGGTCGAGGCTACCTACCCTTACAACACGAACAAAgtctccatcaccaccaatgcCGATGACCATGTCGTCCAGGATGAGACTGAGGACAGTGCCTCTGACCCCTTCTTCGAGTATGCTTTCCTCGGTGATGCTCTTGAGGATGGTATCTATGCTTGGGTTACTTTGGGTGTCAATGTCTCCGCCAGCTATGATACTAGCTATGCTTCTCTTTTGACTTCCTCTGGTGGTGTCTCCAACTCGAACAGCGGTGGCCCTGGTAGCACTGTTAACCTCTGAGCTGTTATGTCTGTCCTGGAAGCAGACTATTGATACCACAACATGTGATTGTATCTGTGTCCATTTCACTCCTTTCCTATTTCTGGATGCACACCATGTTATATAGTCATGTCGCGTTCTTGTATCTAAACTTTACCAATAGTACTTGAAGTCATTGTTTTAACCAGTGCCCTTTGCAAAAATGTAGTAGAGAATTACTCGGCCTTAAACTTGAGAAGGTTAGACGTAATCATAGGGCGTACTATGAAAGATCACTCTATTCGAAAGCCTTCACAGCCCAAGCTGAAACGCACTCCTACTCAGCCGGCTAAAGATTCTGAACAGCTCATCCGCCCCCCAACCTCCTTACATCACGTTCTCCCCCAACAAGATCGTTAACGGACTTCACCACTCACCAACATCGCCCATATGGATTTATTCACACGTCACATATAATTATCGGTTCTCAGCATGAATCCCTTCTACAAGTTAACAGGGTCAACTAGTGACGCAGATGTCGTCTTAACTGGGTCCCATGCCGTGCTCAATTGCAACTCCTGGGTATTCTGGTTCGTGTATCTATATCTCCAATGGAACGATCAACAGAACGAAGACTTACAAATTGCACGTTCAAAAGGTAAATCCCAATTGTACCCAATCCGATCCTCCTTCCTGACCC
This window of the Aspergillus flavus chromosome 8, complete sequence genome carries:
- a CDS encoding putative extracellular dioxygenase, whose protein sequence is MQIISLSKLAILGLAGLAIAHPGAHEPSSMSHSAKRSFLNNAKRSLSQCSSHLERRGINDRIQARRAAAYEMYRKRSIDARDYNPSVNTSHHSTLDVTSQTTEEELFAKNPVCILSPEGEIGPFWVKGELVRSDVRDGEAGIPIIMDGQFIDIETCEPIKDLYWDVWNCNSTGVYSGVQDSSNGNGDDDSNLDKTFLRGIQKTDAEGVAQFKSMFPGHYGGRTTHVHVVAHVGATQLQNNTITGGHVAHIGQLFFDQDLIYKVEATYPYNTNKVSITTNADDHVVQDETEDSASDPFFEYAFLGDALEDGIYAWVTLGVNVSASYDTSYASLLTSSGGVSNSNSGGPGSTVNL